Proteins from a single region of Callithrix jacchus isolate 240 chromosome 12, calJac240_pri, whole genome shotgun sequence:
- the PLA2G10 gene encoding group 10 secretory phospholipase A2 isoform X1, with translation MGPLPVCLPIMLFLLLPSLLLLLLLGPGPRSNEASRKSHVHRRGILELAGTVGCVGSRTPLAYMKYGCYCGLGGGGQPRDAIDWCCHHHDCCYARAEEAGCSPKTERYSWQCINQTVVCGPVENKCQELLCKCDQEIANCLAQTEYNLKYLFYPQFLCEPDSPKCD, from the exons ATGGGGCCGCTACCTGTGTGCCTGCCAATCATGCTCTTCCTGCTGCTGCcgtcgctgctgctgctgctgctgctgggaccTGGCCCCAGGTCCAACGAGG CCTCCAGGAAGTCACATGTGCACCGGCGTGGGATCCTGGAACTGGCAGGAACTGTGGGTTGCGTTGGCTCCCGAACCCCCCTGGCCTATATGAAATACGGTTGCTATTGTGGCCTGGGAGGTGGTGGCCAGCCCCGCGATGCCATTGACTG GTGCTGCCATCACCACGACTGTTGCTATGCTCGAGCTGAGGAGGCCGGCTGCAGCCCCAAGACAGAGCGCTACTCCTGGCAGTGCATCAATCAGACCGTCGTGTGCG GACCGGTAGAGAACAAATGCCAAGAACTCTTGTGCAAGTGTGACCAGGAGATTGCTAACTGCTTAGCCCAAACTGAGTACAACTTAAAGTACCTCTTCTACCCCCAGTTCCTATGTGAGCCAGACTCGCCAAAGTGTGACTGA